A single genomic interval of Lepisosteus oculatus isolate fLepOcu1 chromosome 12, fLepOcu1.hap2, whole genome shotgun sequence harbors:
- the fam83fa gene encoding protein FAM83F yields MADSQLACMDDDHVNEKVPESKPEFYYSEEQRGAVEQLLKNGDGAFRMRIKQDDIKEFLSSREIRRIRETFREYETDGEDKLGSEPPGAAGSKADSGVHSTYWPKMSDTEVPPLDIGWPDTGFYKGVTRVTVHTHPPKENGPHIKAVVRRLIQEARKVLAVVMDSLTDVQIFQDLLDASAKRGVPVYVVLDPAGAPQFTDMCHSLHINGRHLQNLRVRTVEGIGLALSFGKIPGALSSKYMLVDGEKVVSGSYSFTWTASRMDRNLITVMTGQVVDVFDHDFRELYAASLPVDLYKELGVPAPPEPSPAPVKTESRPPPAPTTSRFQAMDIHGGPPGNIRAPAHKYHNPKYSLVVGNTLGMSTSCQELAGNGGGSPGIMRRFLQGEKASSERADTVSPLPGPGAQDAEGKSGTKKPGGLSLKKQRSSIRFYLGRGKSGKQSEVAGSNATPPGNATPPGNAGPAPALGRHPLQPSNSSQALEDSFEVVIKPETPLPTPDRKDKRGSKHVSRSVSLRTVSNANGEGIQGSKEAVGRSNKKECILS; encoded by the exons ATGGCCGACTCCCAGCTGGCGTGCATGGACGACGACCACGTCAACGAGAAGGTGCCGGAGTCCAAACCCGAGTTTTACTACAGCGAGGAACAGCGGGGGGCAGTGGAGCAGCTTCTCAAGAACGGCGACGGAGCCTTCAGGATGCGCATCAAGCAGGACGACATCAAGGAGTTCCTCTCCTCCCGGGAGATCAGGAGGATCCGCGAAACCTTCCGCGAGTACGAGACGGACGGCGAGGACAAGTTGGGCTCGGAACCGCCCGGCGCGGCCGGGTCCAAAGCCGACTCGGGCGTGCATTCCACTTACTGGCCCAAGATGTCGGACACGGAGGTGCCGCCGCTGGACATCGGCTGGCCGGACACCGGCTTCTACAAGGGGGTCACCCGGGTGACGGTTCACACGCACCCCCCGAAGGAGAACGGGCCCCACATCAAGGCGGTGGTTCGGAGGCTGATCCAGGAGGCCAGGAAG GTGCTGGCGGTCGTCATGGACTCCCTCACCGACGTCCAGATCTTCCAGGACTTGCTGGACGCCTCGGCCAAGCGCGGCGTGCCCGTCTACGTTGTCCTGGACCCCGCGGGGGCCCCCCAGTTCACCGACATGTGCCACAGCCTGCACATCAACGGCAGACACCTGCAG AACCTGCGCGTGAGGACGGTGGAGGGCATCGGCCTGGCCCTGTCCTTCGGGAAGATCCCCGGAGCCCTGAGCAGCAAATACATGCTGGTGGATGGGGAGAAGGTGGTGTCGGGATCCTACAG CTTCACCTGGACCGCGTCCAGGATGGACCGCAACCTGATCACGGTGATGACGGGCCAGGTGGTGGACGTCTTCGACCACGACTTCCGGGAGCTGTACGCCGCCTCGCTGCCCGTGGACCTGTACAAGGAGCTGGGCGTCCCTGCTCCCCCCGAGCCCAGCCCGGCGCCGGTCAAGACGGAGTCCAGGCCGCCGCCCGCTCCGACTACCTCTCGGTTCCAGGCCATGGACATCCACGGCGGCCCTCCCGGCAACATCCGGGCGCCGGCGCACAAGTACCACAATCCCAAGTATTCCCTGGTGGTGGGGAACACCCTGGGCATGTCCACTTCCTGCCAGGAGCTCGCCGGCAACGGCGGGGGCTCCCCGGGGATCATGCGGCGGTTTTTGCAAGGCGAGAAAGCTAGCAGTGAAAGAGCGGACACCGTGTCCCCGCTCCCGGGGCCCGGGGCCCAGGATGCCGAGGGGAAGAGTGGTACCAAAAAGCCCGGCGGGCTGTCCCTGAAGAAGCAGCGCAGCTCTATAAGGTTCTACCTCGGGAGGGGAAAAAGTGGCAAACAGAGCGAGGTCGCGGGGTCCAACGCCACGCCCCCTGGCAACGCCACGCCCCCCGGCAACGCCGGCCCCGCCCCCGCCCTCGGCCGCCACCCCCTGCAGCCCTCGAACTCCAGCCAGGCTCTGGAGGACAGCTTTGAGGTCGTGATTAAGCCCGAGACCCCCCTCCCGACCCCGGACAGGAAGGACAAGAGAGGCTCCAAACACGTCTCGCGGAGCGTGTCTCTGAGAACCGTCAGCAACGCCAACGGAGAAG GCATACAGGGCTCCAAGGAGGCTGTCGGCCGTTCGAACAAGAAAGAATGCATCCTGTCCTGA